The Sedimentisphaera salicampi genome includes a region encoding these proteins:
- a CDS encoding FecR domain-containing protein, translated as MFNSKYEKKQFGLKVLKLLEGWAGRDEFEEVQDTLRESPEARALYKKYVNVYSTLKEINISSIPKIDDELAEKIIEAEKRAPAIRKCRQEKEKQGCLIEDVHYDIPKRQYSKSSVIAFVLSAAAMLAIVLILTFADRTNQSIRAAVVEDALNAQFSDSSVSFSSGDSIWANNKVSLSEGYIELKTPNDVLITVEAPAEFDLSKQSDLQLDYGRIYAKVGDQGIGFTVHTDNMRLIDLGTEFGVYKDKKGWTEAHMIKGKAAFISGNSWLKKAKRELTKGKALGISNANSDAVEINPDPEEFVRSINSKFKAVWRGQETLDLADMVGGGNGLGTGKYKSGIVTIKGEYSDDIKEFESVTTEYEDYLAVDSLPFIDGVFMPDGGRGPVKVSSQGHTFSGLPDTNVRYRVGVLNGAYHPRSGKVLPHVMTLQGVKQRYPETSAIYIHPEQGVTFDLEKIRGIVPNFRMSRFTAKFGLSDSIFNDAVFAEPEKWQDKSGFKSIVCDMQVLVDGKLRFEVNNQTPVDKPVDFDIRLNPKDRFLTICSFVPMGKGAGNAGLAMPLFVNPKLHLDSLK; from the coding sequence ATGTTTAATTCTAAATATGAGAAAAAACAGTTCGGCCTTAAGGTTTTAAAGCTTCTGGAAGGCTGGGCAGGCAGAGATGAATTTGAAGAGGTTCAGGATACGCTAAGAGAAAGCCCTGAGGCCCGAGCTCTGTATAAAAAGTATGTCAATGTTTACAGTACTCTCAAAGAGATAAATATTTCCTCGATACCAAAAATAGATGATGAGCTTGCAGAGAAAATCATTGAGGCAGAAAAACGTGCCCCTGCTATTAGAAAATGCAGGCAGGAGAAAGAAAAGCAGGGCTGCCTTATAGAAGACGTTCACTATGATATCCCAAAAAGGCAGTACAGCAAGTCCTCAGTGATCGCATTTGTACTCTCCGCTGCTGCTATGCTGGCTATCGTATTGATCCTTACCTTTGCAGACAGGACTAATCAGTCTATTAGAGCTGCTGTAGTTGAGGACGCATTAAACGCCCAGTTTTCAGATTCTTCCGTTTCTTTTTCTAGCGGCGATTCAATTTGGGCAAATAACAAGGTATCGCTTTCTGAAGGCTATATCGAACTGAAGACGCCTAACGATGTTTTGATAACAGTAGAAGCGCCTGCAGAGTTTGATTTAAGCAAACAAAGCGACCTTCAGCTCGATTACGGCCGGATTTATGCAAAGGTAGGCGATCAGGGTATCGGGTTTACCGTTCATACCGATAATATGCGTCTTATTGATCTCGGTACGGAGTTCGGGGTATATAAAGACAAAAAGGGCTGGACTGAAGCCCATATGATAAAAGGAAAGGCCGCATTTATAAGCGGAAATTCTTGGCTCAAAAAGGCAAAAAGGGAGCTTACAAAGGGTAAAGCTCTCGGTATTTCAAACGCAAACTCCGATGCTGTAGAGATAAACCCCGACCCCGAGGAGTTTGTCCGGAGCATTAACTCTAAATTCAAGGCAGTATGGAGAGGCCAGGAAACTTTAGACCTTGCCGATATGGTAGGCGGGGGAAACGGCCTTGGGACAGGGAAATACAAAAGCGGTATAGTTACCATCAAAGGGGAATATTCAGATGATATCAAGGAATTTGAGTCCGTTACAACTGAGTATGAAGACTACCTTGCTGTAGATTCTCTGCCCTTTATTGATGGGGTATTTATGCCTGATGGAGGCCGAGGGCCGGTTAAGGTTTCAAGCCAAGGTCATACTTTCAGCGGGCTGCCTGATACTAATGTAAGGTATAGAGTTGGTGTGCTCAATGGTGCTTATCATCCGCGGTCAGGTAAGGTTCTTCCGCATGTTATGACCCTTCAGGGCGTCAAGCAAAGATATCCTGAAACATCTGCTATATATATCCACCCAGAGCAGGGCGTTACCTTCGATCTCGAAAAGATTAGGGGAATTGTGCCGAATTTTCGTATGTCCAGATTCACTGCTAAATTTGGCCTTTCAGACAGCATTTTTAACGATGCTGTATTCGCTGAACCCGAGAAATGGCAGGATAAGTCTGGTTTTAAGTCAATTGTTTGCGATATGCAGGTTCTCGTAGATGGTAAGCTTCGATTTGAGGTTAATAATCAAACACCGGTAGATAAACCTGTGGATTTTGATATCAGATTAAATCCGAAAGACCGTTTCCTCACAATTTGTTCATTTGTGCCAATGGGTAAGGGAGCAGGAAATGCAGGCCTTGCAATGCCTCTTTTTGTAAACCCCAAGCTGCACTTAGATTCCCTTAAATAA
- a CDS encoding sigma-70 family RNA polymerase sigma factor, with amino-acid sequence MKRKTEDSDTKLFLNLVTQNQRLVFRYILSIVPNYSDAEDIYQDTVTSLWEKFDKFERDSSFTAWACVTAKYKALQFIRKSRKSKLVFDDDILELLSGEQDSPELKRINGILKECIDQLQYGFAQLIEMRYQKGWTVKKIASFYGKSIHTIYRRLNNIHLVLLSCIERKM; translated from the coding sequence ATGAAACGAAAAACAGAAGACTCTGATACGAAATTATTCTTGAATCTGGTTACCCAAAACCAGAGGCTCGTATTCAGGTACATCCTCTCAATTGTGCCGAACTACTCTGATGCAGAGGATATCTATCAGGATACGGTTACCTCGCTTTGGGAGAAATTCGACAAATTCGAGAGAGACTCCAGCTTCACTGCCTGGGCCTGCGTAACAGCGAAATACAAGGCTCTGCAGTTTATAAGAAAAAGCCGCAAATCGAAACTGGTTTTTGATGATGATATATTGGAGCTGCTCAGCGGCGAGCAGGACAGCCCTGAATTAAAACGAATAAATGGAATACTTAAAGAATGCATAGATCAGCTTCAGTATGGTTTTGCACAATTAATAGAAATGAGATACCAAAAAGGATGGACAGTAAAGAAAATAGCGTCGTTTTATGGAAAAAGCATTCATACGATTTACCGAAGGCTGAACAACATACATCTTGTTTTGCTGAGCTGTATAGAGAGGAAGATGTAA
- a CDS encoding ClpP family protease, which produces MNETIRDKMLFGASAYSPPYQRTREMTLDEMLLDNRILFMIGEINYRMSTEVIMKLLHLENNKPGAEISMYINSPGGSVDDTMAIYDTMRFISSPVSTYCIGRAQSGGAIILASGAEGKRFALPHAKVMIHQPWGGVTGQAEDVHIQAEEIIRSKNIINGILAKHTNKTVEQLQEDTERDKYMTAEEAKKYGIIDDVLETPE; this is translated from the coding sequence ATGAACGAAACAATCAGAGACAAAATGCTCTTCGGGGCATCAGCGTACAGCCCTCCATACCAGCGCACCCGAGAGATGACTCTCGACGAGATGCTTCTGGATAATCGAATTCTGTTTATGATAGGCGAAATCAATTACAGAATGTCAACAGAAGTGATTATGAAGCTTCTTCACCTCGAGAACAACAAGCCCGGGGCGGAGATAAGTATGTACATAAATTCTCCGGGAGGCAGCGTTGACGACACGATGGCGATTTACGATACGATGCGTTTTATCAGCTCGCCTGTTTCCACATACTGCATCGGAAGGGCTCAGTCCGGCGGGGCTATAATCCTCGCCTCAGGAGCTGAAGGAAAACGCTTTGCACTGCCGCATGCAAAGGTGATGATTCATCAGCCATGGGGCGGAGTTACAGGGCAGGCAGAAGATGTGCATATTCAGGCCGAGGAGATTATAAGAAGCAAAAATATAATCAACGGAATCCTCGCAAAGCATACGAACAAAACCGTTGAGCAGCTTCAGGAAGACACCGAAAGAGATAAGTATATGACGGCAGAAGAAGCAAAGAAATACGGCATAATAGACGACGTGCTTGAAACGCCGGAATGA
- a CDS encoding ATP-dependent Clp protease proteolytic subunit — protein sequence MVSNQLIPMVIEKEGRGERAYDIYSRLLKDRIVFLGGGVDDNIANLVIAQLLFLSNEDSEADIHFYINSPGGSVSAGLAVYDTMRFLRCDVATYCIGQAASMGAVLFAGGTEGKRCMLPNSRILLHQPLISGVMQGPATDLEIEAKEIIRLRKRLYNILSFHTGKSEEQVVKDCDRNLWLEAQESIDYGLADKILEKEPAK from the coding sequence ATGGTATCGAATCAGTTAATACCGATGGTAATAGAAAAAGAAGGACGCGGCGAGAGAGCATACGATATCTATTCGCGTCTTTTGAAAGACCGTATCGTCTTTCTCGGCGGAGGAGTTGACGACAATATAGCGAATCTTGTAATAGCTCAGCTTCTTTTTTTGAGCAACGAAGACAGCGAAGCAGACATCCACTTCTACATAAACTCACCCGGCGGTTCGGTAAGCGCGGGGCTTGCGGTTTATGATACAATGCGGTTTCTCCGCTGCGATGTGGCCACATACTGCATCGGTCAGGCGGCAAGCATGGGGGCGGTTCTCTTTGCCGGCGGAACAGAGGGCAAGAGATGTATGCTCCCAAACAGCAGGATACTGCTTCATCAGCCGCTTATTTCCGGTGTAATGCAGGGGCCTGCTACTGATCTGGAGATAGAGGCGAAGGAGATTATCCGCCTCCGCAAGCGGCTTTACAACATCCTCTCATTCCACACAGGCAAAAGCGAGGAGCAGGTTGTAAAAGACTGCGACCGCAACCTCTGGCTCGAAGCGCAGGAATCAATTGATTACGGGCTTGCGGATAAGATTCTTGAAAAAGAGCCTGCAAAATAA
- a CDS encoding sulfide/dihydroorotate dehydrogenase-like FAD/NAD-binding protein translates to MAHRIVDKEKLSENVYRMEIEAKYVAEAREPGQFVLIAYDNDRSERIPLTIADVDLDKGTITVIFQAVGKSTIEFASLNVGDSFDAVAGPLGNPTDIEKYGKVVCVGGGIGNAPLYPIVKALKQAGNEVISILGARNKELLILEEQFKEISDEIITVTDDGSYGRKALVTEPLGELCSKGEIDLCVAIGPAIMMKFCCQTTKKYDIPTIVSLNSIMVDGTGMCGGCRVEVGGETKFTCVDGPEFDGHKVDFDQLIKRLGSYKKYEQQAAAEHNCKLEGKL, encoded by the coding sequence ATGGCACACAGGATTGTTGACAAGGAAAAATTGAGCGAAAATGTTTACAGGATGGAAATTGAAGCGAAATATGTTGCCGAGGCGAGGGAGCCCGGGCAGTTTGTACTAATCGCCTACGATAACGACAGAAGCGAGAGAATACCGCTCACAATTGCAGATGTTGATCTGGATAAAGGCACGATAACAGTAATATTTCAGGCGGTTGGGAAATCAACTATCGAATTCGCATCTCTGAATGTGGGAGACAGCTTTGATGCAGTGGCCGGGCCGCTTGGCAATCCCACTGACATTGAAAAATACGGAAAAGTAGTCTGCGTAGGAGGCGGAATCGGAAACGCCCCGCTTTACCCGATAGTAAAGGCATTGAAACAGGCCGGCAATGAGGTAATCTCCATTTTAGGGGCTAGAAACAAGGAACTTCTTATCCTGGAAGAGCAGTTCAAAGAAATAAGCGATGAAATTATCACAGTAACAGACGACGGTTCCTATGGCAGAAAGGCACTGGTAACTGAACCGCTTGGCGAGCTATGCTCAAAGGGGGAGATCGACCTTTGCGTTGCTATAGGTCCGGCGATAATGATGAAATTCTGCTGCCAGACCACGAAAAAGTATGACATTCCTACGATAGTATCGCTTAACAGCATAATGGTTGACGGTACAGGGATGTGCGGGGGCTGCCGGGTTGAAGTTGGCGGAGAAACAAAATTCACCTGCGTTGACGGGCCGGAATTCGACGGACACAAGGTTGATTTCGACCAGCTCATCAAGAGGCTCGGGTCTTACAAGAAATACGAGCAGCAGGCCGCTGCTGAGCATAACTGCAAGCTGGAGGGCAAACTGTAA
- the gltA gene encoding NADPH-dependent glutamate synthase: MKSNMELLKELMEKEAAGELTNKERMKIPQQPMPEQDPNERRSNINEVALGYTEEQARIEAMRCLDCKNAPCIEGCPVQIDIRSFVKQIADGKFTEALDTIKQTSLLPAVCGRVCPQETQCQETCTLGKVMKDPMKAVSIGRLERYVADRCAEQSESPKVAEDTGKKVAIVGSGPGGLVAAADCRRAGHKVTVFEAFHKPGGVLMYGIPEFRLPKELVAKEIETLKQMDVEIMCNFIIGKTRSISQLMNEDGYDAMFLAVGAGLPRFMNIPGENLIGVYSANEYLTRANLMNAYKFGSESDTPIIRGGKVAVIGGGNVAMDAARTALRLGAESVKLIYRRTEKEMPARIEEIHHAKEEGVEVNILKSPIEYKGDEEGWVKSMVCQSFELGEPDDSGRRRPVPIEGSEEEFEIDTVIVAIGNKANPLLRRATPELEYNKWGNINIGENCETNLPGVYAGGDAALGAATVILAMGHGRTAAKAINDYLAEKS, translated from the coding sequence ATGAAAAGCAATATGGAACTTCTCAAAGAGCTGATGGAGAAGGAAGCTGCCGGCGAGCTTACAAACAAAGAGCGAATGAAGATTCCTCAGCAGCCAATGCCCGAGCAGGATCCGAATGAAAGGCGAAGCAACATAAATGAAGTTGCACTTGGCTACACCGAGGAGCAGGCGAGAATTGAGGCTATGCGATGCCTTGACTGCAAAAACGCACCCTGCATTGAAGGCTGCCCTGTACAGATTGATATTAGAAGCTTCGTAAAACAGATAGCAGACGGTAAATTCACAGAAGCCCTTGATACGATAAAGCAGACCTCACTTCTGCCGGCGGTTTGCGGCAGGGTATGCCCTCAAGAAACGCAGTGTCAGGAAACCTGCACGCTTGGGAAGGTTATGAAAGATCCAATGAAGGCAGTGTCTATTGGAAGGCTCGAGAGATACGTGGCAGACCGCTGCGCTGAGCAGTCCGAATCGCCGAAAGTGGCAGAAGATACAGGGAAAAAGGTAGCGATAGTCGGCTCAGGTCCAGGCGGGCTTGTAGCCGCTGCGGACTGCAGAAGAGCAGGGCATAAGGTTACTGTATTCGAAGCCTTCCACAAACCCGGCGGCGTGCTTATGTACGGGATTCCGGAATTCAGGCTGCCCAAGGAGCTTGTAGCAAAGGAGATCGAAACGCTCAAGCAAATGGACGTTGAGATAATGTGCAATTTTATTATCGGAAAAACACGCTCAATCAGCCAGCTTATGAATGAAGACGGCTACGATGCAATGTTTCTGGCTGTGGGGGCTGGGCTGCCCCGATTTATGAATATACCGGGCGAGAACCTTATCGGCGTTTACAGCGCCAATGAATACCTCACACGAGCCAACCTTATGAACGCCTACAAATTCGGCAGTGAATCTGACACGCCGATAATCAGGGGCGGAAAGGTAGCTGTGATTGGGGGCGGGAATGTTGCGATGGATGCGGCAAGAACCGCCCTGCGGCTCGGTGCTGAGAGCGTAAAGCTTATTTACAGACGTACAGAAAAAGAGATGCCCGCACGTATTGAGGAAATCCACCACGCCAAAGAAGAAGGCGTTGAGGTGAATATCCTGAAAAGCCCGATAGAATACAAAGGCGACGAAGAGGGCTGGGTTAAATCTATGGTATGCCAGAGCTTTGAGCTGGGCGAGCCGGATGATTCAGGAAGAAGACGGCCTGTTCCGATTGAAGGCTCGGAAGAAGAATTCGAGATCGACACAGTAATTGTGGCTATCGGAAACAAAGCCAATCCCCTGCTGAGAAGAGCAACCCCTGAGCTTGAATACAACAAATGGGGCAATATAAATATCGGCGAGAACTGCGAAACGAACCTGCCCGGAGTGTATGCGGGCGGAGACGCAGCCCTTGGCGCTGCTACTGTAATCCTTGCTATGGGGCATGGAAGAACAGCAGCGAAAGCAATTAACGATTATCTGGCCGAAAAAAGCTGA
- the dnaK gene encoding molecular chaperone DnaK: protein MGKVIGIDLGTTNSVVALMEGSNPKVLVNSSGSRLTPSVVGFTDKGERLVGQTARHQQVTNPENTVFSVKRFMGRKHGEVSSEEKTVPYKVSGGTEELVKIHAGGKEYTPPEISAMILQDLKKTAEDYLGETVEQAVITVPAYFNDSQRQATKDAGKIAGLKVERIINEPTAAALAYGLEKKKDEKIAVFDFGGGTFDISILDIGENVVEVLSTNGDGHLGGDDLDEVLMNHLADEFRKNNGIDLREDPMAHQRLKEAAEKAKCELSSQLEANINLPFITADSSGPKHLQMNVSRSKFEALAEDVFEKLKGPCKQALSDAGLESKDISEVLLVGGSTRVPKVQEITKSIFGKDPNKSINPDEVVSLGAAVQGAILSGDEGVKDILLLDVTPLSLGIETLGGVMTKLIEKNTTIPTSKKEVFSTAADNQTAVDVHVLQGEREFAKDNRTLGRFQLSDIPPAPRGVPQIEVSFDIDANGILHVSAKDTATGKEQSIEIKSSSGLTEEEVEKMKKDAEEHAEEDKKRKELIEVKNQADQLVYSTEKTLKEHGDKVSAEAKSNIESALNNLKEAQKSDDKDAIQKAIEKLSEASQELGKVLYEEAAQNQQAEGGQQQAGGETDQQAADDSKKKKDDDVIDAEFESNE from the coding sequence ATGGGCAAAGTTATAGGAATAGATCTTGGTACAACCAACTCGGTTGTAGCTCTAATGGAAGGGTCTAACCCGAAGGTTCTTGTAAACTCTTCAGGTTCAAGGCTTACCCCGTCTGTTGTGGGTTTCACAGACAAGGGTGAAAGGCTTGTAGGCCAAACAGCAAGACACCAGCAGGTTACGAACCCTGAAAATACTGTATTCTCAGTAAAGCGGTTTATGGGCCGCAAGCACGGCGAAGTGAGTTCGGAAGAGAAAACCGTTCCTTACAAGGTAAGCGGCGGAACCGAGGAGCTTGTAAAGATACATGCCGGCGGAAAAGAATACACCCCGCCAGAGATATCAGCGATGATTCTTCAAGACCTTAAGAAAACAGCTGAAGACTACCTTGGCGAAACTGTAGAACAGGCAGTAATTACCGTGCCTGCATACTTCAATGATTCTCAGAGGCAGGCAACTAAAGATGCAGGCAAGATTGCAGGGCTGAAAGTTGAAAGGATTATCAACGAACCTACTGCAGCTGCACTTGCATACGGGCTTGAGAAGAAGAAAGACGAAAAAATAGCAGTATTCGACTTCGGCGGCGGTACTTTCGATATATCAATCCTCGATATCGGAGAAAACGTTGTAGAAGTTCTCAGCACAAACGGCGACGGCCACCTCGGCGGCGACGATCTAGATGAAGTGCTGATGAACCATCTTGCAGATGAATTCCGCAAGAATAACGGGATAGACCTAAGAGAAGACCCAATGGCTCACCAGAGGCTCAAAGAAGCCGCTGAAAAGGCTAAATGCGAGCTCTCAAGCCAGCTTGAGGCCAACATCAATCTGCCGTTTATCACCGCAGACTCTTCAGGGCCTAAGCACCTTCAGATGAATGTTTCAAGAAGCAAATTCGAGGCTCTTGCAGAAGATGTATTCGAAAAGCTCAAAGGCCCGTGCAAACAGGCCTTAAGCGATGCCGGCCTTGAATCCAAAGACATTTCAGAGGTTCTGCTGGTAGGCGGTTCAACAAGGGTTCCGAAGGTTCAGGAAATCACAAAGAGCATATTCGGCAAAGACCCTAATAAGAGCATCAACCCTGATGAGGTGGTATCTCTGGGCGCTGCTGTGCAGGGCGCTATCCTGTCCGGCGATGAAGGCGTTAAGGATATTCTGCTTCTGGACGTTACACCGCTGTCTCTGGGTATCGAGACCCTCGGCGGCGTAATGACCAAGCTGATAGAGAAGAATACCACAATACCGACCAGCAAGAAGGAAGTGTTCTCAACAGCAGCGGATAATCAGACTGCTGTGGACGTTCACGTTCTTCAGGGCGAGCGTGAATTCGCCAAAGACAACAGGACCCTTGGCAGATTCCAGCTCAGCGATATTCCGCCTGCTCCAAGAGGCGTGCCTCAGATTGAGGTGTCTTTTGATATTGATGCGAACGGGATTCTTCACGTAAGCGCAAAGGACACTGCTACCGGCAAGGAGCAGTCTATCGAGATCAAGAGCAGCTCCGGACTTACAGAAGAAGAAGTTGAAAAGATGAAGAAAGACGCCGAGGAGCACGCTGAGGAAGACAAGAAGCGCAAAGAACTGATTGAGGTGAAGAATCAGGCAGACCAGCTTGTTTACTCAACAGAAAAAACGCTCAAGGAACACGGAGACAAGGTTTCCGCTGAGGCAAAGAGCAATATAGAAAGCGCTCTTAACAACCTCAAGGAAGCCCAGAAAAGCGACGACAAAGACGCCATACAGAAAGCTATAGAAAAGCTCAGCGAAGCCTCGCAGGAGCTTGGAAAAGTACTTTATGAAGAAGCAGCTCAAAATCAGCAGGCTGAAGGCGGCCAGCAGCAGGCCGGCGGAGAAACCGACCAGCAGGCAGCCGACGATTCTAAGAAGAAAAAGGACGATGACGTTATAGATGCTGAATTTGAGAGTAATGAATAA
- a CDS encoding CRTAC1 family protein, with amino-acid sequence MKRNAAVIILAVSAVFAESRFADKTSQLGLKLSKGSVSCVDYNRDGWADLYCNGTLWKNNQGKGFEKVFQSRGRAVFSDFNNDGFPDMFVYNKQRLLINQGGQAFKETEFPDLPIGSSLSACCADFNSDGFTDIYIAGYENRKKGLTYPDALILNRKDKGWEKVWQVKKYRARGAAACDFDRDSDADVYVSNYRLQPNLLWVNNGSGEFENKAELYNAQAGSGEFNGGHSIGAVWADFDNDGFFDIFAGNFAHKDSRGTQPESVFLRNKGSHADYIFEDMGQCGLHYQESYASPAAGDYDNDGDVDLFFTTVYKTASFGKKNHPVLYRNEGSWQFTNVTQQAGLSGLSPTYQAAWADFNNDGFIDLVTDRKVFINQGNGNSWLKVQLVGDGERIDKDAAGSQVFIQNGQSLLVRQVEIGTGQGNQNQKTLHFGLGKRQKDVVLKVRWLNGAEQEVSQVSVNSSVKVTFNPTSEKSITDVNSAYRVPADSSLVGK; translated from the coding sequence TTGAAGAGAAATGCTGCTGTTATCATACTTGCGGTTTCTGCGGTGTTTGCGGAAAGCAGATTCGCAGATAAAACTTCTCAGCTGGGTTTGAAGCTTAGTAAGGGGTCGGTTTCCTGCGTTGACTACAATCGCGACGGCTGGGCAGATTTATACTGCAATGGAACACTTTGGAAAAACAATCAGGGCAAAGGTTTTGAGAAAGTTTTTCAAAGCAGAGGCAGGGCAGTATTTTCAGATTTCAACAACGACGGCTTCCCTGATATGTTCGTTTACAATAAACAAAGACTGCTGATAAATCAGGGAGGGCAAGCTTTCAAAGAGACCGAATTTCCTGATCTCCCGATTGGTTCAAGCCTTTCCGCCTGCTGCGCTGATTTCAATTCAGACGGGTTCACAGATATTTACATTGCAGGCTATGAGAATAGGAAGAAAGGGCTGACATACCCCGATGCTCTTATACTGAATCGAAAGGACAAGGGGTGGGAAAAGGTCTGGCAGGTGAAGAAGTACAGGGCTAGGGGGGCAGCAGCCTGCGACTTTGACAGAGATTCGGATGCCGACGTTTATGTGTCGAATTACAGGCTTCAGCCGAATCTGCTTTGGGTTAATAACGGCAGCGGAGAATTTGAGAACAAGGCGGAATTGTACAACGCGCAGGCCGGCAGCGGGGAATTTAATGGCGGGCATTCCATAGGGGCAGTTTGGGCGGATTTTGATAACGACGGCTTTTTTGACATCTTCGCGGGCAATTTTGCCCATAAAGATTCGCGAGGAACGCAGCCCGAGTCGGTTTTTTTGAGGAACAAAGGCTCCCATGCGGATTACATATTCGAGGATATGGGGCAGTGCGGCCTGCATTATCAGGAATCTTACGCTTCTCCGGCAGCTGGTGATTACGATAACGACGGGGACGTTGATTTGTTTTTCACAACTGTTTATAAAACTGCTTCATTCGGCAAGAAGAATCATCCGGTTCTTTACAGAAATGAGGGCAGCTGGCAATTCACAAATGTTACCCAACAGGCTGGGCTTTCCGGGCTCAGCCCGACATATCAGGCAGCTTGGGCTGATTTCAACAATGACGGCTTTATTGATCTGGTAACGGATCGCAAGGTTTTCATCAATCAGGGCAATGGAAATTCTTGGCTCAAGGTTCAGCTGGTTGGTGATGGTGAGCGGATAGATAAAGATGCAGCAGGCAGTCAGGTTTTTATTCAGAATGGGCAAAGCCTTTTAGTTCGGCAGGTGGAAATCGGAACTGGGCAGGGCAATCAAAACCAGAAGACGCTTCATTTCGGGTTGGGCAAAAGGCAGAAAGATGTGGTTCTCAAAGTACGCTGGCTGAATGGAGCTGAGCAGGAAGTTAGTCAAGTTTCTGTGAACAGTTCAGTTAAAGTTACCTTCAATCCAACCTCTGAAAAGAGCATTACAGACGTGAATTCTGCATACAGAGTCCCTGCAGACAGCTCGCTTGTGGGCAAATAA